ATTTGAACTACCCCACTGATTAAAGTTTCACTTTATTTACGCAGCAAGCAACCACGCTTGAATTCGTTCTACATGTATTGTAGCACAAAGATGTTAGCTAATGCCAACTGACATTCATATCTCACGCCTACTCATGGGATTATCGCCCTTCTCATTCCTTAAGGCGGGCGTCTCCTTTCGGAAAATAGATAAAAAGCCATCCTTTTTAGTATTATACTAAAAAGAATGGCCAAGTTTACAATAAGTAAAGTCAAATTCTTACTTCATTGCACGTACTTCAGCAACAAGCTTTCCACCTTCGACACCCATATACAGTTTGACAGGTACATCTTTTGTATTTTCAAATACTAAGTCTAAATACGGATAGGCTATTGTCGCATCTCTTCCCTTTGGTACATATCCAACTGCTTTAGAATGCGTTGTTCTCTCTACCATTTTTAAACCAGCTTGATCTGCCGCGTTATATAAAGTGGATGAAGTTTGACACACTCCGCCTCCATATCCATCTACTAATTTCCCATCAACAATTTCTTTTCCTAATTGATACCCTTTATCTGGTGTTGTATCTCCAATTAATGCATTAAAAGAAAAGCGATCTCCTTTTCCTAATACAACTCCGCTAATATGATTAGCAGATATACGAATATTTTCGATTCTTCCACCAGTCGAGCCACCTAAATTTGTTTCATATCGGCCGATGACTGTACCAGATCCGCTTGCATCAGATGGTGTTGCTACTGGTTTTTTCTCAACAATCGGTAACTGATATGAAGAATCCCACATACCGACATTCATTAACTTTTCTACTAATTCCTTTTCCATTAACTCATAAGAAGGCTTACCTTCTTGCCATGTTCCATCACTTGTCATACGCGAAGGAACCATTTTTTTATCAACGCTTTTCCCAACTTCACTTACAATTTTTGTTACTTCTTTTTTAAACTTATTTTCATCTTCAAAGTATCCTAAGCTGGATAAATCTAGTTTCTTCACTTCTGTTCCTGTGCGACCATCTACTAAACTAATACTATCATTAACGTCTGTTTTCGCTTCTACTGTATGGCCTCCAATATCGCTAACTAACGCTACATCACTAACTTTTGTACCACAGCCACTTACTACACCAATGCATAGTGCCCCTATTACAATACTTTTTGCTTTACGTAACAACATACTCTCTCCTTTTCCCCAACAACTTTTCTTGCTCTTTTTTCCTATCTTATGTATGTATGATTGCCTTACTTTACAATATGATTATAAAATATTACATTTTCATTTCTACTCTATTAAAATTACTCTTTTCTTCACAAAATGTCTACACATATTTGCATAAAAAACATAAGTTTGTTACGATTGTAACCTTTATCGTTTATAACCAGTATATACCATGTAATATGTGAAAAACAAATGTAATATATCTGTCTTTTATATTTTAGACTTTCGTATGAAAAATCCTTTTTTATAATCATTTTGCATATCAAATTTTCCTTTATAGGTGTTTGCCGTGTCACCCATCCGCTTTTGCACATACATTATGGTGAATTTAACCTAATTTGAAAGAACGGAGGATGTTATATGTATCCCTACAATTCATATGCTCCACATAATCCTTATGCTTATCCACAGCAATACGACCCACAGCTACAATATCAGCCATATGTAGAGCAAACAGAAGAAATTGATCCATATGACCCAAACAGACAATTCCAAATTCCAATTTCATTTCCTGGTAGCGGCGGTCGACAATTAGAA
The window above is part of the Bacillus cytotoxicus NVH 391-98 genome. Proteins encoded here:
- a CDS encoding VanW family protein, encoding MLRKAKSIVIGALCIGVVSGCGTKVSDVALVSDIGGHTVEAKTDVNDSISLVDGRTGTEVKKLDLSSLGYFEDENKFKKEVTKIVSEVGKSVDKKMVPSRMTSDGTWQEGKPSYELMEKELVEKLMNVGMWDSSYQLPIVEKKPVATPSDASGSGTVIGRYETNLGGSTGGRIENIRISANHISGVVLGKGDRFSFNALIGDTTPDKGYQLGKEIVDGKLVDGYGGGVCQTSSTLYNAADQAGLKMVERTTHSKAVGYVPKGRDATIAYPYLDLVFENTKDVPVKLYMGVEGGKLVAEVRAMK